The DNA segment taccgcgtttcgccataaattcgcaacatacaaacatttatgaacattcaaacatttaaactttaagagaaatgccaaaccgtcgacttgaatcttagacctctctTCGCTCGGTAAACAATCCACTTATCTTGGTTGAACAGTTTAGTGACTTTTTGACGGGATAGCAGTCTAATGGTTTGTACGAAATATAACGTAGAATTGGGGAATATTTGTAaaagaattttgtaaattttgttgCAGTTGATCGCCCTGGCCGCAGTCCTAGTGGCAGTGTCAGCCGCCCCCGGCGCAGTGGTGCCCGTGGTGCCTGTGGTGCACGCCGCCCCTGTTCCCGTGGTGCACGCCGCACCAGTCGTCGTCAAGCACCATGCACCAATCGTGCCCGTTGTCCACCACGCACCAGTTGTCGTCAAGCACGCTCCCGTCGTTCCCGTTGTGCACCACGCTCCACTTGTCGCCCACCCAGCTCCCGTCCTCGTCAAGCACGCACCAGTTGTGCCAGTCGTCCACCACTCGTCCCACTCTGTCGTTGTCCACCACTAAGAGAGGACCACAACTGTCATCTGTCGGCGGCCCGCTCTGTCGTTGACCCACTCTGACGGCGGCCCACTCTGACGTTGTCCACCGCTGAGAGAGGACCACGAGAGAATGTCACCGAGTTGACACTTCATCACGCCCACCTTCTTGCCTGCCATACACACTTGTAAATTCGTCTTCCTTCtccataaattatttttctacagtCAAACAATAAATACCTGTCACACAATGTCTGTTTTATTGATTTGTTCAAATATAATTCTATCCCAAAGATTAATTAATCTCTCTATACTAATCAACAAGATCAATCTATTCTTTTGATAGATGAATCAATTTGTACACTTTTGGACATATAAGTCAATTTTTGCAAATAATgggtaaatatttataaaatagaattatagtactcttt comes from the Nilaparvata lugens isolate BPH chromosome 1, ASM1435652v1, whole genome shotgun sequence genome and includes:
- the LOC111054686 gene encoding larval cuticle protein F1, which translates into the protein MSAYTVLIALAAVLVAVSAAPGAVVPVVPVVHAAPVPVVHAAPVVVKHHAPIVPVVHHAPVVVKHAPVVPVVHHAPLVAHPAPVLVKHAPVVPVVHHSSHSVVVHH